One genomic segment of Syntrophorhabdales bacterium includes these proteins:
- a CDS encoding cupredoxin domain-containing protein, translating into MKSMKSWFLLCGVIAALILVATYGRLIAAEKEQVIQVTAKRFEYSPKDITVKKGVPVVLEFTSLDRLHGFNCPGLGIRTDIQPGKVNRLQFTADKTGTFPFHCDNFCGTGHEGMRGTITVTE; encoded by the coding sequence ATGAAATCAATGAAGTCCTGGTTCCTACTCTGCGGCGTAATTGCGGCGCTTATTCTAGTCGCCACGTATGGACGCCTGATCGCAGCTGAGAAAGAGCAGGTGATCCAGGTAACAGCTAAACGGTTTGAATATTCGCCCAAGGATATCACAGTGAAGAAAGGCGTGCCGGTGGTGCTGGAGTTCACATCGCTCGATAGATTGCACGGGTTCAACTGCCCGGGTCTGGGAATTCGCACGGATATTCAGCCCGGAAAAGTCAACAGGCTCCAGTTTACCGCTGATAAGACAGGAACGTTTCCTTTTCACTGTGACAACTTCTGTGGAACCGGTCATGAGGGAATGCGGGGAACTATTACAGTCACTGAGTAG
- a CDS encoding molybdopterin-dependent oxidoreductase has translation MKSIVKLLAKSDALANFIFSLVLLAMKMRLDSTARKFPFFKKRLGERTLTAQLKLKDNSRGRYFTIRNGEVISGSGIHASPDVTVTFGDARVALDMLVPPRDQLATINAMKSFRLGLEGPDEMSSWWMETLSLMLNAGTKYGTDMGKGVTRYTSNSNGGPVFVYVKDGKILRITPIDFDDKDAQPWTIRARGKTFTPPRRTTISPHTLVFKSMIYSPERILYPMKRVDFDPNGNRNCQNRGTSEYVRISWDEALDIVANEIKRVKKTHGPGAILNGSGSHHLWGILGYWLSARLRFFNNIGWTPVAHNPDSWEGWYWGATHHWGQSMHLGAPESYGTVEDCLKECEMVVFWSSDPEATSGVYGAFEGTVRRQWLKELGIKMVHIDPFYNHTAALLGGKWLAPRPATGNSLALAVAYVWITEGLYDKAYVASRTHGFDQWKEYVLGKEDGIPKTPEWQEGEAGIPAREVRALARLWGTRKTYLAAGGLSGFGSACRDATGNEWARSMVCLMAMQGLGKPGINMGGMQQGTPIDTSFYFPGYAEGGLSGDLGGTALAVALYSRFPQLPTVNTVYQRVPRLRIPEAILDGHTYGYPTDSMTIHGQFLRYDYPAPGHSPVKMYYKYGGSHLGTMCETNRYAKMYRSDKLEFVVNQSIWFEGEAKFADVILPACTNFERWDISEFANCGGYIQHSFNQCNHRVAILQHKCIEPLGESKSDFQIFLEIAKRLGFAALFSEGVTEFDWCKRLFEATDLPKAISWKTFLEKGYYVIPAPKEELRAPVSFRAFAEDRLKDTPEIAPLPADYSEQVFRGLQTQTGKIEFVCSSLQRFDPNDPERPVMTKYIPAWEGHHTAELYKKYPLQMITPHPRYSFHTMGDGKHSWINDIKDHRVLIDGYYYWIVRINSQDAEARGIKENNLVRVFNDRGSVICAAEITERVGPGTVHSYEGSSNYDPIGEPGSSPDRGGCMNILTPSRSIIEKSHSIAANSCLVEIERWMK, from the coding sequence GTGAAATCGATAGTCAAATTACTGGCTAAATCTGACGCGCTTGCGAATTTTATTTTTTCACTCGTTCTCCTTGCCATGAAAATGCGTCTCGACTCCACGGCAAGAAAATTCCCGTTTTTCAAGAAGCGCCTTGGCGAGAGGACGCTCACAGCCCAATTGAAACTGAAGGACAATTCTCGTGGCAGATACTTCACCATCAGGAACGGCGAGGTTATATCGGGAAGCGGTATTCATGCCTCCCCTGACGTCACCGTGACCTTCGGCGACGCACGCGTGGCGCTCGATATGCTCGTCCCCCCCCGCGATCAGCTGGCCACGATCAACGCCATGAAGAGTTTCCGCCTGGGGCTCGAAGGCCCGGATGAGATGAGCAGCTGGTGGATGGAAACGCTGAGCCTGATGCTCAATGCGGGAACGAAATACGGCACCGACATGGGCAAAGGCGTCACGAGATACACAAGTAACAGCAACGGCGGTCCTGTGTTCGTCTACGTGAAGGACGGGAAGATCCTGAGGATCACGCCCATCGATTTTGACGACAAGGATGCACAGCCATGGACAATCAGAGCGAGAGGAAAGACATTCACTCCTCCTCGCCGGACAACCATTTCTCCCCACACACTCGTCTTCAAATCAATGATCTACTCGCCTGAAAGGATTCTCTACCCGATGAAGCGGGTTGATTTCGATCCCAATGGTAATCGCAACTGCCAGAACCGGGGCACGTCGGAATACGTCCGCATCAGCTGGGATGAAGCGCTCGATATTGTTGCAAATGAAATAAAGCGCGTGAAGAAGACGCATGGTCCGGGAGCCATCCTGAACGGGAGCGGCTCGCATCATCTGTGGGGAATCCTCGGCTATTGGTTGAGCGCGCGACTCAGATTCTTCAACAACATTGGATGGACACCGGTGGCGCATAATCCAGACAGCTGGGAAGGCTGGTACTGGGGCGCAACGCACCACTGGGGACAGAGCATGCACCTTGGTGCGCCCGAAAGCTACGGCACAGTAGAAGATTGCCTCAAGGAATGTGAAATGGTCGTCTTCTGGTCGAGCGACCCGGAAGCGACAAGTGGGGTGTACGGTGCATTCGAGGGCACTGTCCGCCGCCAGTGGCTGAAAGAGCTGGGTATCAAGATGGTGCATATTGATCCGTTTTACAACCACACGGCAGCTCTTCTCGGCGGCAAGTGGCTCGCGCCTCGACCCGCAACAGGTAACTCCCTTGCACTGGCCGTCGCGTACGTGTGGATAACAGAAGGTCTTTACGATAAGGCATACGTGGCCTCGCGCACCCACGGGTTCGATCAGTGGAAGGAGTATGTGCTGGGCAAAGAAGACGGTATCCCGAAAACTCCCGAATGGCAAGAGGGAGAGGCAGGAATACCCGCGAGAGAAGTAAGGGCGCTGGCCAGGTTATGGGGTACGAGAAAGACGTATCTTGCAGCAGGCGGGCTCTCGGGTTTTGGCAGCGCCTGCCGCGACGCTACAGGAAATGAATGGGCCCGCTCCATGGTCTGTCTCATGGCCATGCAGGGTCTCGGCAAGCCAGGCATCAATATGGGCGGCATGCAGCAGGGCACACCCATAGACACGAGCTTCTATTTCCCTGGCTATGCTGAGGGAGGCCTCTCAGGTGATCTCGGCGGCACGGCTCTCGCCGTGGCGCTTTACTCACGCTTTCCGCAGCTGCCGACCGTAAACACAGTTTACCAGCGGGTGCCCCGGTTACGCATTCCAGAGGCAATCCTCGACGGCCATACGTACGGCTATCCGACCGACTCCATGACCATTCACGGCCAGTTTCTCCGGTACGACTATCCCGCGCCGGGTCATTCACCGGTAAAGATGTACTACAAGTACGGCGGCTCTCACTTGGGCACCATGTGCGAAACAAACCGCTACGCAAAAATGTACCGGTCCGACAAACTCGAATTTGTGGTCAACCAGTCAATATGGTTCGAAGGAGAAGCAAAGTTTGCAGACGTCATACTGCCTGCCTGCACAAACTTTGAGCGGTGGGACATCAGTGAGTTCGCCAACTGCGGAGGCTACATTCAGCACAGCTTCAACCAGTGCAACCACCGGGTGGCAATTCTGCAACATAAGTGTATCGAGCCCCTCGGCGAGTCCAAATCAGATTTCCAGATATTCCTCGAGATAGCGAAACGGCTGGGGTTTGCAGCGCTCTTCTCGGAAGGAGTTACTGAGTTCGACTGGTGCAAGCGCCTCTTCGAAGCAACTGACCTGCCTAAAGCGATCTCGTGGAAAACCTTTCTCGAGAAAGGCTATTACGTGATTCCCGCGCCCAAGGAGGAGTTGCGCGCACCAGTTTCTTTCAGGGCTTTTGCTGAAGACCGGCTGAAGGATACGCCCGAGATTGCCCCATTGCCGGCAGATTACTCCGAACAGGTCTTCAGGGGCCTTCAGACCCAAACGGGGAAAATAGAGTTCGTCTGTTCGAGTCTGCAGCGCTTCGACCCGAATGACCCGGAGAGACCGGTGATGACCAAATACATCCCTGCCTGGGAAGGTCATCATACCGCCGAGCTTTACAAGAAATACCCCTTGCAGATGATTACTCCTCACCCCAGGTACAGCTTTCACACCATGGGAGACGGGAAACATAGCTGGATCAATGACATAAAAGATCATCGTGTGTTGATTGACGGCTATTATTACTGGATCGTGCGTATCAACTCTCAGGATGCCGAAGCACGTGGCATCAAAGAGAACAACCTGGTGAGAGTATTCAACGATCGGGGCTCGGTCATCTGCGCAGCAGAGATCACAGAGCGGGTAGGTCCGGGCACGGTTCACTCGTACGAGGGCTCGTCAAATTACGACCCGATCGGAGAACCCGGATCGTCTCCAGACCGCGGGGGCTGCATGAACATCTTGACGCCTAGCCGATCAATCATCGAAAAATCGCACAGCATAGCGGCAAACTCATGCCTCGTGGAGATCGAGCGATGGATGAAATAG
- a CDS encoding OsmC family protein produces MMGTLATLLAGKGIHTTEDLYSADVEGDIEKVNDIPKITEIRVTYHLKLDPEKAADAQDAFSAYLTRCPAAQSVLGCIRIRDDLRVHDTNAG; encoded by the coding sequence ATGATGGGAACACTGGCCACGTTGCTGGCCGGAAAAGGCATACACACGACCGAAGACCTTTATAGCGCGGATGTCGAAGGAGACATCGAAAAGGTGAACGACATACCAAAAATTACCGAAATACGTGTCACCTATCATCTGAAACTGGACCCGGAGAAGGCCGCTGACGCTCAGGACGCCTTTTCCGCGTACCTCACAAGGTGCCCCGCGGCTCAGAGCGTGTTGGGCTGTATCCGCATCCGCGACGATTTACGGGTGCATGATACAAACGCAGGATGA
- a CDS encoding formylmethanofuran dehydrogenase subunit E family protein, giving the protein MKGQEDRSHKPKQPDKAVATIRSYTFEEFVDRVRTFHSYPAPGVLIGGFMVDLAYRHLPEDALFDAVVETPKCLPDAVQLLTPCTVGNSWLTVLNLGRYAVTFYDKRSGEGIRVFVDPVKLESWPEIKNWFFKLKPKKEQDDQLLLRQIKEAGASFCSVQQVRVAGHMLEKRHRAGFAVCPRCKESYPVSDGEFCLACQDTSPYLVE; this is encoded by the coding sequence ATGAAGGGACAAGAAGATAGATCACACAAACCGAAGCAACCGGATAAGGCTGTGGCTACTATCCGCTCATACACGTTTGAGGAATTTGTTGACCGGGTTCGGACCTTTCACTCTTATCCGGCGCCGGGTGTGCTCATAGGAGGTTTTATGGTGGACCTCGCCTATCGGCACCTGCCGGAAGACGCGCTCTTTGACGCAGTTGTTGAAACGCCCAAGTGTTTGCCTGACGCGGTCCAGCTTCTCACGCCGTGTACAGTTGGAAACAGCTGGCTTACCGTGCTCAATCTGGGACGTTATGCCGTGACTTTTTATGATAAGCGGAGTGGCGAGGGAATACGCGTTTTTGTCGATCCGGTTAAACTTGAGTCCTGGCCAGAGATCAAAAATTGGTTCTTCAAGCTGAAGCCAAAGAAAGAGCAGGACGATCAGCTCTTGCTGCGACAGATCAAGGAAGCGGGAGCAAGCTTTTGCAGCGTCCAACAGGTGCGTGTTGCAGGTCACATGCTTGAAAAACGGCACAGGGCAGGCTTTGCCGTCTGCCCCCGCTGCAAGGAGAGTTACCCGGTCAGCGACGGTGAGTTTTGCCTCGCGTGTCAAGACACATCGCCATACCTGGTCGAGTGA
- a CDS encoding flavodoxin family protein, producing the protein MKIIGFNGSPRKSWNTATLLEKALEGASSEGAETELIHLYDLNYKGCISCFSCKTRGGKSYGRCAVNDELTPVLVKAGEADGLVFGSPIYYGTATGHIRSFMERLFFPYSTYTDPPGSLYPRKIRTAFIYTMNVTEELMKERGFDRQIAITEETLARIFGATETLFSFDTYQFDDYSKVVADRFDPEKKARRRAEVFPKDCQRAFEMGARLSLRPAEK; encoded by the coding sequence GTGAAGATCATAGGGTTCAACGGGAGTCCGAGAAAGAGTTGGAATACGGCGACACTGCTTGAGAAAGCCCTCGAAGGAGCCTCATCGGAAGGCGCAGAAACAGAGCTGATCCATCTGTACGACTTGAATTACAAGGGCTGCATCAGCTGCTTCTCCTGCAAGACCAGAGGCGGCAAGAGTTACGGCAGATGTGCGGTCAACGATGAGCTGACACCGGTGCTCGTCAAGGCAGGAGAAGCTGACGGTCTCGTCTTCGGCTCTCCGATCTATTACGGAACGGCCACGGGGCACATACGTTCGTTTATGGAACGGTTGTTCTTTCCTTATTCCACCTACACCGACCCGCCGGGCTCCCTCTACCCGAGAAAGATACGCACTGCCTTTATTTACACCATGAACGTCACCGAAGAGCTGATGAAGGAACGGGGCTTCGACCGGCAGATCGCAATAACTGAAGAGACGCTGGCAAGGATTTTCGGTGCCACAGAAACGCTCTTCAGTTTCGACACCTACCAGTTCGATGATTACTCGAAAGTAGTTGCGGATCGCTTTGATCCCGAGAAAAAGGCAAGGAGAAGGGCTGAAGTCTTTCCGAAGGATTGCCAGAGAGCCTTTGAAATGGGAGCCCGCCTCAGTCTGCGACCAGCAGAGAAATAG
- a CDS encoding metallophosphoesterase → MNIDRREFLKLAGLGSVVFVSELCGLDKMTGKALAAEDDFFFVQMSDTHWGFNAPAVNPDFSGTLKKAVTAVNDLKVQPDFIMFTGDLTHVTDDDKERRTRMTGFRDIIKDLKVKEIRFMPGEHDAGLDEGAVFKEFFGKTHYTFDHKGVHFIVLDNVSNPTSQIGDEQLTWLGADLKQLGNDARIVVFTHRPLFDLYPDWDWYTRDGAKAIELLKPFANVTVFYGHIHQEHHNNTGQIAHHAAKGLMFPLPAPGSVPVKNPIPWDASQPYKGLGFREVQAKTGEARYTISEFGVKGEKL, encoded by the coding sequence ATGAATATTGACCGAAGAGAGTTTCTGAAACTGGCAGGCCTCGGCAGTGTGGTATTTGTGTCTGAACTCTGCGGACTTGATAAGATGACTGGCAAGGCCCTGGCTGCAGAGGATGACTTCTTTTTCGTCCAGATGTCCGATACACACTGGGGCTTCAACGCACCCGCGGTAAACCCGGATTTCTCAGGCACTCTCAAGAAGGCTGTCACAGCAGTCAACGATCTCAAAGTTCAGCCCGATTTCATCATGTTCACGGGTGATCTCACGCATGTCACCGATGATGACAAAGAGCGCAGAACACGCATGACCGGGTTCCGCGATATCATCAAAGACCTGAAAGTGAAGGAGATCAGATTTATGCCTGGAGAACACGATGCCGGGCTGGATGAGGGGGCGGTTTTCAAAGAGTTCTTTGGAAAAACACACTATACATTTGACCACAAGGGGGTTCATTTCATTGTCCTGGATAATGTGTCGAATCCGACATCGCAAATCGGGGATGAGCAGTTGACGTGGTTGGGTGCTGATCTGAAACAGCTGGGCAACGATGCACGAATCGTGGTCTTTACCCACCGTCCGCTGTTCGATCTGTATCCGGATTGGGACTGGTATACGCGGGATGGGGCCAAGGCCATAGAACTGCTCAAGCCCTTTGCAAATGTTACAGTCTTTTACGGGCATATCCACCAGGAACACCACAACAACACGGGGCAGATTGCCCACCATGCGGCCAAGGGATTGATGTTCCCCTTGCCTGCCCCTGGTTCGGTTCCAGTGAAGAATCCCATTCCATGGGATGCGAGCCAACCCTATAAGGGGCTGGGATTCCGCGAGGTACAGGCGAAGACGGGAGAGGCCCGCTACACCATATCCGAATTCGGCGTGAAAGGAGAAAAACTATGA
- a CDS encoding 4Fe-4S dicluster domain-containing protein: protein MKNWYLVVDVEKCENCNNCFLACKDEHVDNEWPGYAAPMPGQGSSWIRIERKERGEFPFIDVAYLPVPCMHCEDAPCMKAAKDDAITRRPDGIVIIDPAKAQGQKQVVKACPYDAIQWNDVLNVPQKCTLCAHLLDEGWKKTRCVQACPTGALSLRHADDTEVNEMIQSENLETYLPERNTSPHAFHKNLYRFMRCFIGGSVALRVGDKEECAEGASVTLLNSGNEKIGECTTDHFGDFKFDNLEENSGTYTLRIVHNGHKTKSVTVELAQSVYVGTIFL, encoded by the coding sequence ATGAAGAACTGGTATCTAGTCGTTGACGTGGAGAAATGCGAGAACTGTAACAACTGCTTTCTCGCCTGCAAAGACGAGCACGTTGACAATGAATGGCCCGGCTATGCAGCACCCATGCCGGGGCAGGGTTCAAGCTGGATACGCATCGAGCGGAAGGAGCGGGGGGAATTTCCTTTTATCGACGTGGCCTACCTGCCGGTTCCCTGCATGCATTGTGAGGATGCACCGTGTATGAAAGCAGCAAAGGATGACGCAATCACAAGGAGACCAGACGGCATTGTCATCATCGATCCGGCTAAAGCACAGGGGCAGAAGCAGGTGGTGAAAGCCTGCCCTTACGATGCCATCCAATGGAACGATGTCCTCAACGTACCGCAGAAATGCACGCTCTGCGCCCATCTTCTGGATGAGGGTTGGAAGAAAACGCGCTGCGTACAGGCCTGCCCCACGGGAGCATTGAGTCTCCGTCACGCAGACGATACCGAAGTGAATGAGATGATCCAGTCAGAAAACCTGGAGACCTATCTGCCTGAGCGTAACACAAGCCCTCATGCCTTCCACAAGAACCTCTACCGCTTTATGCGCTGCTTCATAGGCGGAAGTGTGGCGTTGCGCGTCGGTGACAAAGAGGAGTGCGCAGAGGGGGCTTCTGTAACGCTCCTGAATAGCGGCAATGAGAAAATAGGCGAGTGTACGACTGATCACTTCGGCGACTTTAAATTTGACAACCTCGAAGAAAACAGCGGTACATACACGCTCCGTATAGTCCACAATGGTCATAAAACAAAGAGCGTCACCGTTGAGTTGGCGCAGAGCGTTTATGTGGGAACCATTTTTTTGTAG
- a CDS encoding TAXI family TRAP transporter solute-binding subunit has protein sequence MKLVRLVMLFLFSVCVFCSLSVPAATAATELVPFYTPAVGGTGYILGAGVVTVTNKFLPDVKMVHESTTGSMEIVRRMMQREAQKKDCFGLFGTVDAWNAMYGKNEYAGKPFAGIRALTYVLGTDVYLVVPANSPIKSWADVRGKRIGIGGPGSTSANTALYLLEEYGIAKKDFKPYYFVYRETVEGIQNDSLDGGILVGGYPVAAYSELATQRAVRIVPVDEKIMKKVTTDHPYYYRTVIKAKSYKGLEQDTPVLGFTTAIYAHEGMSSDFVYKIMKNLFEHKADYYAIHASAKDMSLEDVTKGIPIPFHPGAVKYLKEIGAMK, from the coding sequence ATGAAACTGGTACGGCTGGTGATGCTTTTTCTTTTTTCGGTATGCGTGTTCTGCTCGCTCTCTGTGCCCGCGGCAACGGCTGCGACTGAGCTGGTTCCGTTTTATACACCTGCCGTGGGTGGTACAGGCTACATCCTTGGCGCCGGAGTCGTTACTGTTACCAACAAGTTTCTGCCCGATGTGAAGATGGTACACGAAAGCACGACGGGATCAATGGAAATAGTGCGGCGGATGATGCAGCGCGAGGCACAGAAGAAGGATTGCTTTGGGCTATTTGGTACTGTTGACGCATGGAACGCGATGTACGGGAAAAACGAGTACGCAGGAAAGCCTTTCGCCGGCATAAGAGCGCTCACGTATGTGCTCGGCACGGATGTCTATCTCGTGGTGCCTGCCAATTCTCCTATCAAGTCATGGGCTGATGTCAGGGGTAAGCGAATAGGTATTGGCGGCCCGGGAAGCACATCCGCAAACACCGCCCTCTATCTTCTTGAGGAATACGGGATCGCCAAAAAAGATTTCAAGCCTTACTATTTTGTCTACAGGGAAACTGTGGAAGGCATTCAGAATGACAGCCTTGACGGCGGCATCCTCGTGGGGGGCTATCCTGTCGCGGCTTACTCTGAACTCGCAACTCAGCGTGCTGTCCGGATTGTTCCGGTGGATGAAAAAATTATGAAGAAGGTAACAACAGACCACCCCTATTACTATCGAACCGTCATAAAAGCAAAATCCTATAAGGGTCTGGAACAGGATACGCCGGTGCTCGGGTTCACCACGGCCATTTATGCCCACGAAGGCATGAGCAGCGACTTTGTCTACAAGATCATGAAGAATCTCTTCGAACACAAAGCAGACTATTACGCGATTCATGCGTCAGCCAAAGATATGTCGCTCGAAGACGTGACAAAAGGCATTCCCATACCCTTTCACCCGGGGGCCGTAAAGTATCTCAAAGAGATCGGGGCAATGAAGTAG